From the genome of Streptomyces sp. NBC_00659, one region includes:
- a CDS encoding ABC transporter permease, translated as MSTLLERTETADGYRASRTLPLRVELVRQLKRRRTLVMGSVLAALPLVLLVAFAIGGQPGARNGRITLLDTATASGANFAAVNLFVSAGFLLVIPVALFCGDTIASEASWSSLRYLLAAPVPRARLLWSKLTVALGLSLAAMVLLPVVALAVGTAAYGWGPLEIPTGGALPAGTAAQRLFAVIAYIFVSQLVTAGLAFWLSTKTDAPLGAVGGAVGLTIVGNVLDAVTALGHWRDFLPAHWQFAWADAIQPTPEWGGMIQGAAISVTYALVLFALAFRGFRRKDIVS; from the coding sequence ATGAGCACGCTCCTCGAGCGGACCGAGACCGCGGACGGGTACCGGGCGAGCCGCACCCTGCCGCTGCGCGTCGAGCTCGTCCGCCAGCTCAAGCGCCGCCGCACCCTGGTGATGGGATCGGTCCTCGCGGCCCTGCCCCTCGTCCTGCTCGTCGCGTTCGCGATCGGCGGTCAGCCGGGCGCGCGGAACGGCCGGATCACCCTGCTGGACACGGCCACGGCCTCGGGCGCCAACTTCGCCGCGGTGAACCTGTTCGTCTCGGCGGGCTTCCTCCTGGTGATCCCGGTCGCGCTGTTCTGCGGGGACACCATCGCCTCCGAGGCGAGCTGGTCCTCCCTGCGCTACCTGCTGGCGGCGCCCGTGCCCAGAGCCCGGCTGCTGTGGTCCAAGCTCACTGTCGCCCTCGGGCTCAGCCTCGCGGCGATGGTCCTGCTGCCGGTCGTCGCGCTGGCCGTGGGCACCGCCGCCTACGGCTGGGGCCCGCTGGAGATCCCCACCGGCGGCGCGCTCCCCGCGGGCACCGCCGCCCAGCGGCTGTTCGCGGTGATCGCGTACATCTTCGTGTCCCAACTGGTCACCGCCGGGCTCGCGTTCTGGCTGTCGACGAAGACGGACGCCCCGCTCGGCGCGGTCGGCGGCGCGGTCGGACTGACCATCGTGGGCAACGTCCTGGACGCGGTCACCGCACTGGGTCACTGGCGCGACTTCCTGCCCGCCCACTGGCAGTTCGCCTGGGCCGACGCCATCCAGCCGACACCGGAGTGGGGAGGCATGATCCAGGGCGCGGCGATCTCCGTGACCTACGCCCTCGTCCTGTTCGCCCTGGCCTTCCGC
- a CDS encoding alpha/beta fold hydrolase — protein sequence MDLRLPRPRGPRRGHPSGRTAARARGRWAAAAAALVVLAGAGTWTAVASDGTPAVHRSDRVMAMDGGVRIDTSYFTAGPSSPRRPAVLLAHGFGGSKADVRPEAEKLARDGYAVLTWSARGFGRSTGKIGLNDPEAEVADVSRLVDWLARRPEVRLDGNGDPRVGVAGASYGGAISLLAAANDRRVDAIAPSITYWNLADALFPNGVFKKLWAGIFINSGGGCARFQPELCAMYDRVAESGKPDAAATKLLQERSPSAVGDRIKVPTLITQGQSDSLFTLGQADAMARAVKANGAPVDVDWIAGGHDGGEMETDRVTSRVVSWFDRYLKDDKGAGTGTAFRVTRTGGVDSTDGAALLRGASSDTYPGLDSGRRTIELTGREQRFQNPAGASPPAISALPGLGGSGSLAQLSTLGLGVSLDFPGQYARFESAPFRDDLRITGSPTVTVHVESSTDDAVLFGKVYDVGPGGTQQVLPSQLVTPVRVEGARNGKDVSLTLPAVDHAVRKGHRLRLVLASTDLAYASPAAPATYTVSLKSALQVPTAPAVKTAAAPLPSWVWWLPLAGALAALALLVTGRRRTSAPAPDPGLAEVPLQITDLSKRYAKSADRYAVRDLSFRVEKGQVLGLLGPNGAGKTTTLRMLMGLIKPDDGEIHVFGHAIRPGAPVLSRVGAFVEGAGFLPHLTGRENLELYWQATGRPREDAHLEEALEIAGLGDALARAVRTYSQGMRQRLAIAQAMLGLPDLLILDEPTNGLDPPQIREMRQVMIRYAAAGRTVIVSSHLLAEVEQSCTHLVVMDRGRLVQAGPVSEIIGSGDTLLVGLGTPVDAPVVEKVGALPGVLSAVATEDGLLVRLDPGGSAQRLVVELVRLEVPVASVGPHRRLEDAFLTLIGGSA from the coding sequence ATGGATCTTCGACTGCCCCGGCCGCGCGGGCCGCGCCGGGGACACCCCTCCGGCCGCACGGCGGCCCGAGCCCGCGGGCGATGGGCGGCCGCGGCCGCTGCCCTCGTGGTGCTCGCCGGCGCGGGCACCTGGACGGCCGTCGCCTCCGACGGCACGCCCGCCGTCCACCGCTCCGACCGCGTCATGGCCATGGACGGAGGAGTACGGATCGACACCTCGTACTTCACCGCGGGACCGTCCTCGCCCCGCCGCCCCGCCGTTCTCCTCGCGCACGGCTTCGGCGGCAGCAAGGCGGACGTACGCCCCGAGGCGGAGAAACTCGCCCGCGACGGATACGCGGTCCTGACCTGGTCGGCGCGCGGCTTCGGCAGGTCCACCGGAAAGATCGGGCTGAACGACCCCGAGGCCGAGGTCGCCGACGTCTCCCGGCTCGTCGACTGGCTCGCCCGGCGCCCCGAGGTCCGGCTCGACGGCAACGGCGACCCGCGCGTGGGCGTGGCGGGAGCCTCGTACGGCGGGGCGATCTCCCTGCTGGCCGCCGCGAACGACCGGCGCGTGGACGCCATCGCCCCGTCGATCACGTACTGGAACCTCGCGGACGCCCTGTTCCCGAACGGCGTGTTCAAGAAGCTCTGGGCGGGCATCTTCATCAACTCCGGCGGTGGCTGCGCCCGCTTCCAGCCCGAGCTGTGCGCGATGTACGACCGGGTCGCGGAGTCCGGGAAGCCGGACGCGGCGGCGACGAAGCTGCTCCAGGAGCGCAGCCCCTCGGCCGTCGGCGACCGCATCAAGGTCCCCACCCTCATCACCCAGGGCCAGTCCGACTCCCTCTTCACGCTCGGCCAGGCCGACGCGATGGCCAGGGCGGTCAAGGCCAACGGCGCTCCCGTCGACGTCGACTGGATCGCGGGCGGACACGACGGCGGCGAGATGGAGACGGACCGCGTCACCTCCCGCGTCGTCTCCTGGTTCGACCGCTACCTGAAGGACGACAAGGGCGCCGGCACCGGCACCGCCTTCCGCGTCACCCGCACCGGAGGCGTCGACTCCACCGACGGCGCCGCCCTGCTGCGCGGCGCGAGCTCGGACACCTACCCCGGACTGGACAGCGGCCGCCGCACGATCGAGCTGACCGGCCGTGAGCAGCGCTTCCAGAACCCGGCGGGCGCCAGTCCGCCCGCCATCTCGGCCCTGCCGGGGCTCGGCGGCTCCGGCAGCCTCGCCCAGCTCTCCACCCTCGGCCTCGGGGTCTCCCTCGACTTCCCCGGCCAGTACGCCCGCTTCGAGTCCGCTCCCTTCCGGGACGACCTGCGGATCACCGGCTCGCCGACCGTCACCGTGCACGTCGAGTCGAGCACCGACGACGCGGTCCTCTTCGGCAAGGTGTACGACGTCGGTCCCGGCGGCACCCAGCAGGTACTGCCCTCCCAGCTCGTCACCCCGGTCCGCGTCGAGGGCGCGAGGAACGGCAAGGACGTGTCCCTGACCCTTCCCGCAGTCGACCACGCGGTCCGGAAAGGCCACCGGCTGCGCCTGGTCCTCGCCTCGACCGACCTCGCCTACGCCTCCCCGGCGGCCCCGGCGACGTACACCGTGTCCCTCAAGAGCGCCCTCCAGGTGCCGACGGCCCCCGCGGTGAAGACCGCCGCGGCGCCGCTGCCCTCCTGGGTGTGGTGGCTGCCGCTCGCCGGCGCGCTCGCCGCCCTGGCCCTGCTGGTGACCGGCCGCCGCCGTACGAGCGCCCCGGCACCCGACCCCGGACTGGCCGAAGTCCCGCTCCAGATCACCGACCTGAGCAAGCGCTACGCCAAGTCCGCCGACCGGTACGCCGTACGGGACCTGTCGTTCCGCGTGGAGAAGGGCCAGGTCCTCGGCCTGCTCGGGCCGAACGGCGCGGGCAAGACCACCACCCTGCGCATGCTCATGGGCCTCATCAAGCCCGACGACGGCGAGATCCACGTCTTCGGGCACGCGATCCGCCCCGGCGCGCCGGTCCTCTCCCGGGTCGGCGCGTTCGTCGAGGGCGCGGGCTTCCTCCCGCACCTGACCGGCCGCGAGAACCTGGAGCTGTACTGGCAGGCCACCGGCCGTCCCCGCGAGGACGCCCACCTGGAAGAGGCCCTGGAGATCGCCGGACTCGGCGACGCCCTCGCCCGCGCGGTGCGCACCTACTCCCAGGGCATGCGCCAGCGCCTCGCCATCGCCCAGGCCATGCTCGGCCTCCCGGACCTGCTGATCCTGGACGAACCCACCAACGGCCTCGACCCGCCGCAGATCCGCGAGATGCGCCAGGTGATGATCCGCTACGCCGCCGCGGGCCGCACGGTCATCGTCTCCAGCCATCTCCTCGCCGAGGTCGAGCAGTCCTGCACCCACCTCGTGGTCATGGACCGCGGCCGGCTCGTCCAGGCCGGCCCGGTGTCCGAGATCATCGGCTCCGGCGACACCCTGCTCGTCGGCTTGGGGACACCCGTCGACGCGCCGGTCGTGGAGAAGGTCGGCGCACTGCCGGGCGTCCTTTCGGCCGTCGCGACCGAGGACGGACTGCTGGTCCGCCTCGACCCCGGCGGCAGCGCACAACGCCTGGTAGTGGAACTCGTACGCCTCGAAGTACCGGTGGCGTCGGTGGGACCCCACCGCCGTCTGGAAGACGCGTTCCTCACCCTGATCGGAGGCTCCGCATGA
- a CDS encoding GNAT family N-acetyltransferase yields the protein MELRRAATVLELTAAEYLFDSPVRPEWARRFLRAQGHHLFLAYEGEVPVGFVSGVETVHPDKGTEMFLYELAVAEPFRRRGVGRALVRELAALARERGCYGMWVGVDAGNDVALATYRSAGGKDDGMCTVVTWEFG from the coding sequence ATGGAGCTGCGCCGCGCCGCCACCGTCCTGGAACTGACCGCCGCCGAGTACCTCTTCGACTCCCCCGTGCGTCCCGAGTGGGCCCGGCGGTTCCTTCGGGCGCAGGGCCATCATCTGTTCCTGGCCTACGAGGGCGAGGTGCCGGTCGGCTTCGTCAGCGGGGTCGAGACGGTCCATCCGGACAAGGGCACCGAGATGTTCCTGTACGAGCTGGCGGTGGCGGAGCCGTTCCGGCGGCGTGGCGTCGGCCGTGCGCTGGTCCGTGAACTCGCCGCCCTGGCCCGGGAACGCGGCTGCTACGGCATGTGGGTGGGCGTGGACGCCGGGAACGACGTCGCCCTCGCCACGTACCGCAGCGCGGGTGGCAAGGACGACGGGATGTGCACGGTGGTGACGTGGGAGTTCGGCTGA
- a CDS encoding APC family permease, producing the protein MTDTLRPAETAVLDAAPTETGNPKTLKRSIGVVGGTLLTLSCVTPASTLFVVIPDLFGSLGTATALTIAIGSLLCVAVAFCYSELGTLIPSAGGEYAMVSTMAGRLAGWLVFVMSLLVVMIVPPVIAIGTADYLAPLVHLDPAMTGAGVMLLATLAGLLDLRANAWITGIFLVLEVVAAGVVALLGFTHSHRGLGSLTSMQVAGTGGHTDAVTAMLVISGLAIALFATQGFSTAVYLSEELENPRRNVARTVLATLAISTVVILVPVVAITMGASDLKELTGGDISSMVTAWSNSAVGTFVSLCVALAIINAGIVMVIQNSRVLFASARDKAWPEPVNNGLSRLGRFGSPWVATLMVGVPGAALCFVNLDTLYGVTGVSVTAMYLLVAVAALLARRGHHRHTPAWRMPLWPAMPVLLIVVLAYVLTQQETQYLLWTGGITAVATLYWAFYLRPRRDTRWLVSIPEDAQA; encoded by the coding sequence ATGACCGACACGCTCCGCCCCGCAGAGACCGCCGTCCTGGACGCAGCCCCCACGGAGACCGGGAACCCGAAGACACTCAAGCGTTCCATAGGCGTCGTCGGCGGCACCCTGCTGACGCTGTCCTGCGTGACCCCGGCCTCGACGCTGTTCGTGGTCATCCCCGACCTCTTCGGCTCGCTCGGCACCGCGACCGCCCTCACGATCGCGATCGGCTCGCTCCTCTGCGTCGCCGTGGCGTTCTGCTACTCGGAGCTGGGCACCCTCATCCCCAGCGCCGGCGGCGAGTACGCCATGGTCTCCACGATGGCCGGACGGCTCGCGGGCTGGCTCGTCTTCGTGATGTCCCTGCTCGTCGTCATGATCGTCCCGCCGGTGATCGCCATCGGCACCGCCGACTACCTCGCCCCGCTGGTGCACCTCGACCCGGCGATGACCGGCGCCGGCGTGATGCTGCTGGCCACCCTCGCCGGACTGCTCGACCTGCGCGCCAACGCCTGGATCACCGGCATCTTCCTGGTCCTCGAGGTCGTCGCCGCCGGTGTGGTGGCCCTGCTGGGCTTCACGCACAGCCACCGAGGCCTCGGCAGCCTGACCTCCATGCAGGTCGCCGGGACCGGCGGACACACCGACGCCGTGACGGCCATGCTCGTCATCTCCGGGCTCGCCATCGCCCTCTTCGCCACCCAGGGCTTCTCGACCGCCGTCTACCTCTCCGAGGAGCTGGAGAACCCGCGCCGCAACGTCGCCCGCACGGTGCTGGCGACTCTCGCCATCTCCACGGTCGTCATCCTGGTCCCGGTCGTCGCCATCACCATGGGCGCCTCCGACCTCAAGGAGCTCACCGGCGGCGACATCAGCAGCATGGTCACCGCCTGGTCCAACTCGGCCGTCGGCACGTTCGTCAGCCTCTGTGTCGCCCTCGCGATCATCAACGCGGGCATCGTCATGGTCATCCAGAACTCGCGTGTCCTGTTCGCCTCGGCCCGCGACAAGGCGTGGCCCGAGCCGGTCAACAACGGCCTGTCCAGGCTCGGCCGGTTCGGCTCCCCCTGGGTCGCCACCCTGATGGTGGGCGTCCCCGGCGCCGCCCTCTGCTTCGTCAACCTCGACACCCTGTACGGCGTCACGGGCGTGTCGGTGACCGCCATGTACCTGCTCGTCGCGGTCGCCGCCCTGCTCGCCCGGCGCGGCCACCACCGCCACACCCCCGCCTGGCGGATGCCGCTGTGGCCCGCGATGCCGGTCCTGCTGATCGTCGTCCTCGCCTACGTCCTCACCCAGCAGGAGACGCAGTACCTGCTGTGGACCGGCGGCATCACCGCCGTCGCCACCCTGTACTGGGCCTTCTACCTGCGCCCGCGCCGCGACACCCGCTGGCTGGTGTCGATCCCGGAGGACGCGCAGGCGTGA